A genomic region of Exiguobacterium sp. Helios contains the following coding sequences:
- a CDS encoding methyl-accepting chemotaxis protein has translation MKRRNQLMLWISFLVVTLSFIVHGLHRFTDFAEGYQLIRGNVTAASPTTLAWIALLPFVCWIASAVLYRIRPDSIIVALLLTLTLTFSSMSIVAGGNGLVEYHFSIFMVLALIAYFRRINLILVSTILFALQHFAGFFFAPSLICGTTGYPFSILMIHAVFLILTSVALIIQIAVQNQERSVSLKRETEATTLITNVSHQIEALVGNLKTNTKHLQQAAVQSVEATNQIATAIAPIVQSADGQHQSMQQGTDQLHQVNTSIASIQSKMAQTVTTTEHMTKRALTGNEEMNLMDRRVEEMVESTNGLHTSVTAMASRSDKIQKILASLEAIAGQTNLLALNAAIEAARAGDAGRGFAVVATEVGHLAVQSRSYANEVTEVLQALIVDTDQIKTTAAGYTKTLAENQEMTSRVRQTFSDITQLVQEVEQSISSIQTARHGVGVQMLDIEQRMETTRTASLEVRHGIESTAVSLEQQTTVQHEFETMTESLSTMTVSLEQLVDELTQHVDR, from the coding sequence ATGAAACGTCGGAATCAACTTATGCTTTGGATCAGTTTTCTTGTCGTCACTTTATCGTTCATTGTCCATGGTTTACACCGGTTCACCGACTTTGCGGAAGGTTATCAACTCATCCGGGGAAACGTAACAGCCGCTTCACCCACGACACTTGCCTGGATTGCTTTGTTACCGTTTGTCTGTTGGATTGCTTCTGCCGTTCTCTACCGGATTCGACCAGACAGTATAATCGTTGCGCTTCTCTTGACGTTGACACTGACGTTTTCCAGTATGTCGATCGTCGCCGGCGGCAATGGACTGGTCGAGTATCATTTTTCAATTTTCATGGTCCTGGCGTTGATTGCTTATTTCCGCCGGATTAACTTGATTCTCGTCAGCACCATCCTTTTCGCCTTGCAACATTTCGCCGGCTTCTTTTTTGCCCCGTCCCTGATTTGCGGAACGACCGGTTATCCGTTCAGCATTCTGATGATTCATGCCGTTTTCTTGATTTTGACGAGTGTGGCTCTGATTATCCAGATTGCCGTACAAAATCAGGAACGATCCGTCTCCTTGAAACGAGAAACGGAAGCCACGACGCTGATTACGAATGTCAGTCACCAAATCGAAGCACTTGTCGGTAATTTAAAAACGAATACGAAACACTTACAACAGGCAGCTGTCCAGTCCGTCGAAGCAACGAACCAGATCGCGACAGCGATTGCACCGATTGTTCAGTCCGCTGACGGTCAGCATCAATCGATGCAACAAGGAACGGATCAGTTGCATCAGGTCAATACGTCCATCGCATCGATCCAATCGAAAATGGCACAAACCGTCACGACGACGGAACATATGACGAAACGCGCGTTGACTGGAAACGAGGAGATGAACCTGATGGACCGCCGCGTCGAAGAGATGGTCGAATCAACGAACGGTCTGCACACTTCCGTCACGGCAATGGCCAGCCGGTCGGATAAGATTCAAAAAATCCTCGCCAGTCTGGAAGCCATTGCCGGCCAGACGAATCTATTGGCATTAAACGCTGCGATCGAAGCGGCACGTGCCGGAGATGCCGGACGGGGGTTTGCCGTCGTTGCAACGGAAGTCGGGCATCTCGCTGTTCAGTCCCGCAGTTATGCAAACGAAGTAACGGAAGTCCTGCAGGCCCTGATTGTCGATACCGATCAAATCAAAACGACCGCCGCCGGTTATACGAAAACACTGGCTGAAAATCAGGAAATGACGAGCCGTGTCCGTCAGACATTTTCTGATATCACGCAACTCGTACAGGAAGTCGAACAAAGTATCAGCTCCATTCAAACCGCCCGTCACGGGGTCGGTGTCCAGATGCTCGACATCGAACAGCGGATGGAGACGACGCGAACCGCTTCCCTCGAAGTCCGCCATGGTATTGAATCGACTGCCGTTTCACTCGAACAACAAACGACCGTCCAGCATGAATTTGAAACGATGACGGAATCGCTCAGTACAATGACCGTTTCCCTTGAGCAGCTTGTCGATGAATTAACTCAACATGTGGACCGCTAA